In Agrobacterium vitis, one genomic interval encodes:
- a CDS encoding GNAT family N-acetyltransferase has product MIVIAHDDTLRIEQSGSVIAGGHIVWSDTPRLIVETLSIEAVASQQVNSFSTLDTMLEAILTCHPEIHTLAVDLPEGVDCIPFAASGMLLPTESGWIAKAQGFFQQSTLWLGQVPPAYPDIPVMTNGVLHPMRPPKPVGPVYSRFIPWLDKVLGFHVASPEADLPHFHRWMNDPRVAAIWEDNGTLSQHRDFLENRLADPRTLPLIGTFGGVPFGYFELYWAKEDRLGPHYDADSHDRGWHVAIGEDAFRGKPYVSAWLPSLMHYMFLDDPRTRRIVGEPIHHHHQQIRNLDHSGFAKIKHVQFSHKKALLVMLLRERFFADQLLSPDLTGLVDKDGLAVPGSLARGGL; this is encoded by the coding sequence TTGATTGTCATTGCGCATGATGATACTTTGCGGATCGAGCAGAGTGGTTCCGTCATTGCCGGAGGCCATATCGTCTGGTCAGATACGCCCCGGCTGATCGTTGAAACACTCTCCATAGAGGCAGTCGCTTCCCAGCAAGTCAACAGTTTCTCCACACTCGATACCATGCTCGAGGCGATCCTGACCTGCCACCCGGAGATCCATACGCTTGCCGTGGACCTGCCGGAAGGTGTGGATTGCATCCCCTTTGCCGCTTCCGGCATGCTGCTCCCCACAGAGAGCGGGTGGATCGCAAAAGCCCAGGGCTTTTTTCAGCAATCGACGCTCTGGCTCGGCCAAGTACCGCCTGCCTATCCCGATATTCCGGTGATGACCAATGGCGTCTTGCATCCCATGCGCCCGCCAAAGCCGGTTGGGCCGGTCTATAGCCGGTTCATTCCCTGGCTGGACAAGGTTCTCGGTTTTCACGTCGCCTCGCCAGAAGCGGATCTGCCGCATTTCCACCGTTGGATGAACGATCCGCGCGTCGCTGCGATCTGGGAAGACAACGGCACGCTTTCACAACATCGTGATTTTCTCGAAAACCGGCTTGCCGACCCCCGCACCTTGCCGCTGATTGGCACGTTCGGCGGGGTGCCTTTCGGCTATTTTGAGCTTTACTGGGCCAAGGAAGACCGGCTCGGCCCGCATTACGATGCCGACAGCCATGATCGGGGCTGGCATGTGGCAATCGGCGAGGATGCGTTTCGCGGAAAACCCTATGTCAGCGCCTGGCTGCCCTCGCTGATGCACTACATGTTCCTTGATGACCCGCGCACGCGGCGCATCGTCGGCGAACCCATCCACCATCATCACCAGCAGATCCGCAATCTCGACCATTCAGGCTTCGCCAAGATCAAGCATGTGCAGTTTTCCCATAAGAAGGCTCTACTGGTTATGCTGTTGCGCGAACGTTTCTTTGCCGACCAGCTGCTTTCACCTGATCTGACCGGTCTGGTCGATAAGGATGGCCTTGCCGTTCCAGGGTCCTTGGCGCGTGGCGGCCTATAA
- a CDS encoding MATE family efflux transporter — protein MTSSKTKMAADLNDPRIKRLVMTVALPAVAGLTASAAHHAVNAMFIGALGPQALAGVSLVLPLFLLVSAATEGLGIGLATLLARSLGQGDVKGASSVAVTALVAAVPMGIVLSTLIYLALPAFVQAVGGEGDLLASGLIYGRLIAFGVTLGMLQAICDFIAIAEGNSRFSMTVLIASFALNIALDPVFIFLLDFREAGAAIATMVSTVAALMAYAVYFYRRRGNVRIDLRLIRWHLLKPISSIGIPACATSIVTGLGFMVLLRQASQSGGETGVAAIAIAIRLIAFGQLPVFGFCLGAQSVVSHAVGLGDDQRIKATIRFMLMVTIPVALCYSTLLLVAAGPIARLFTESPEVAAQTAACLRLLFPVFPLAAFQSVLLVMLQSRGRAGLSALVGLAPNGYMLIPLLLFLPAWLGFTGVAIAPAAAAVLTAALGIVVARREWATILPSSIPSSDGPLPGLSALHPETRGLS, from the coding sequence ATGACATCTTCAAAGACGAAAATGGCGGCGGATCTCAACGATCCGCGCATCAAACGGCTGGTGATGACGGTTGCCCTGCCCGCTGTGGCAGGGCTGACGGCCAGCGCCGCCCACCATGCTGTCAACGCCATGTTCATCGGCGCATTGGGGCCGCAAGCGCTGGCAGGCGTCAGCCTCGTGCTGCCGCTGTTCCTCCTGGTTAGCGCCGCAACGGAAGGCTTGGGCATAGGGCTTGCCACACTTCTGGCGCGCTCGCTCGGTCAGGGCGATGTGAAGGGCGCGTCCTCGGTTGCCGTAACCGCCCTGGTTGCCGCCGTGCCGATGGGCATCGTGCTGTCCACGCTCATTTACCTCGCCTTGCCTGCGTTCGTGCAGGCGGTGGGCGGTGAAGGCGATCTCCTCGCCTCGGGCCTGATCTATGGACGACTGATCGCCTTTGGCGTGACGCTCGGCATGTTGCAGGCGATCTGCGATTTCATCGCCATTGCCGAGGGCAATTCCCGTTTCTCGATGACGGTGTTGATCGCCAGTTTCGCCCTCAACATCGCGCTTGATCCAGTGTTCATTTTCCTGCTCGATTTTCGGGAAGCGGGCGCGGCGATTGCCACCATGGTATCGACGGTTGCGGCTCTTATGGCCTATGCCGTTTATTTCTATCGCAGGCGGGGCAATGTCCGAATTGATCTGCGCCTGATCCGCTGGCACCTGCTGAAACCGATCTCCAGCATTGGCATCCCGGCCTGTGCCACCAGCATCGTCACCGGCCTCGGCTTCATGGTTCTCTTGCGTCAGGCGAGCCAAAGCGGCGGTGAAACCGGCGTAGCCGCCATTGCCATTGCCATCCGGCTGATTGCCTTCGGGCAATTGCCGGTCTTCGGCTTCTGCCTTGGCGCGCAAAGCGTCGTCAGCCATGCCGTGGGGCTGGGTGACGACCAACGGATCAAAGCCACCATTCGCTTTATGCTGATGGTCACCATTCCTGTTGCTCTCTGCTATTCCACGCTCTTGCTGGTCGCAGCAGGTCCCATCGCCCGGCTGTTCACCGAAAGCCCTGAGGTTGCCGCGCAAACCGCCGCCTGTCTTCGTCTACTGTTTCCGGTCTTTCCGCTGGCAGCCTTCCAATCCGTCCTGCTGGTCATGCTGCAATCACGCGGACGGGCTGGCTTGTCGGCGCTCGTCGGGCTGGCACCGAATGGTTACATGCTGATCCCGCTTCTTTTGTTTTTACCCGCCTGGCTCGGCTTTACCGGCGTTGCGATAGCGCCTGCCGCCGCTGCGGTGCTGACCGCCGCTCTCGGCATTGTCGTCGCCCGCCGCGAATGGGCGACCATCCTCCCTTCCAGCATTCCTTCCAGCGACGGCCCACTTCCCGGCCTGTCCGCACTCCATCCAGAGACAAGAGGTTTATCATGA
- a CDS encoding PLP-dependent transferase — translation MNETPRFDPAAKTIPVPPPAGFTGQDPFDAAVPPIYQTSLFLFDSYAELEDVFAGRSHKPIYSRGDNPTVQILEHRIAEMEGAQAARAFSSGMGAIAATILAFVNPGDRIVTVRHVYSDAFRFFEKVLKRFGVLVDYIDGTDTESLISALPGAKLAYLESPTSMVFELQDLVAVGAAARRHGVLTIVDNSWATPLYQKPIAAGIDLVIHAASKYLGGQSDTVAGLVTGSKEHIARINGEIFPYTGAKLSPFEAWLVLRNLETLSFRMRHHHEAGLEVAHWLKASQAVERVMHPVFSDHPGRITLTGFGGLFSFEVNDDIDVAAFVDALQLVRIGVSWGGPESLVVPAKAALSISPETNVFARFGVSDRTIRLNVGLHEAKAIIADLDQALAQAAR, via the coding sequence ATGAACGAGACCCCACGATTCGACCCTGCTGCGAAAACCATTCCGGTTCCGCCCCCTGCCGGTTTTACCGGTCAAGACCCCTTCGATGCCGCCGTGCCGCCGATCTATCAGACATCGCTGTTTCTGTTCGACAGCTATGCCGAGTTGGAAGACGTCTTTGCCGGGCGCTCCCACAAGCCGATCTATTCACGTGGCGATAATCCAACCGTCCAGATCCTCGAGCACCGGATCGCCGAGATGGAAGGCGCACAGGCCGCACGGGCGTTTTCCAGCGGCATGGGCGCGATTGCCGCGACCATTCTCGCCTTCGTCAATCCAGGCGATCGGATCGTCACCGTCCGGCATGTCTATAGCGACGCATTCCGGTTTTTCGAAAAAGTGCTGAAGCGCTTCGGCGTTCTCGTCGATTATATCGACGGCACGGATACCGAAAGTCTGATTTCCGCCCTGCCGGGCGCAAAACTCGCCTATCTCGAAAGCCCGACCTCCATGGTGTTCGAGCTTCAGGATCTGGTCGCGGTTGGCGCTGCGGCGCGCCGTCATGGCGTCTTGACCATTGTCGATAATTCCTGGGCAACACCGCTCTATCAAAAGCCGATCGCCGCAGGCATCGATCTTGTCATCCATGCCGCCTCGAAATATCTGGGCGGCCAAAGCGATACGGTCGCCGGTCTCGTCACCGGATCGAAGGAGCATATCGCCCGGATCAACGGCGAAATCTTTCCCTATACCGGCGCCAAGCTTTCACCCTTCGAGGCCTGGCTGGTATTGCGCAATCTGGAAACACTCTCTTTCCGCATGCGCCACCACCATGAGGCAGGTCTCGAAGTCGCGCACTGGCTGAAAGCCAGCCAAGCCGTAGAACGGGTCATGCACCCGGTCTTCAGCGATCATCCGGGCCGCATCACATTGACAGGCTTTGGCGGATTGTTTTCGTTCGAAGTCAACGATGACATCGATGTCGCAGCGTTTGTCGATGCCTTGCAACTGGTACGGATCGGGGTCAGCTGGGGCGGACCTGAAAGCCTTGTCGTTCCCGCCAAGGCGGCACTCAGCATTTCACCGGAAACCAATGTCTTTGCCCGTTTCGGCGTCAGCGACCGAACCATCCGGCTCAATGTCGGGCTGCATGAGGCAAAGGCAATCATTGCTGATCTGGATCAGGCGCTTGCGCAAGCCGCGCGGTAA
- the lysA gene encoding diaminopimelate decarboxylase: MSRSNVPPDFRTRIDPYTMTRLSNDTLTTLAQTYGTPVWVYDADTIRARIAQLSSFDVIRFAQKACSNTHILRQMREAGVVVDAVTLGEIERARRAGYGTTQASGVAEIVFTADVFDRSTLDRVVADKIEVNAGSIDMLHQLGARSPGHRVWLRINPGFGHGHSNKTNTGGENSKHGIWFEQLRDALAAVRNYSLTLVGLHMHIGSGVDYRHLQRVCGAMVTFCCELGADIEAISAGGGLSIPYKDGEEEIDTVHYFALWDSARKQIEEYLRHKIRLEIEPGRFLTADSGVLLAEVRATKTMGSNHFVLVDAGFSDLARPAMYGSYHGISVVPATNNNSAPRSDVPVPTVVAGPLCESGDVFTQGEFGTIEKRDLPQAQPGDYMVFHDTGAYGASMSSNYNSRLYAPEVLMDGSNHRLIRRRQTLDDLLALETTA; this comes from the coding sequence ATGTCGCGCTCAAATGTGCCGCCCGATTTTCGAACCCGGATCGATCCATACACCATGACACGCCTTTCAAACGACACACTCACCACGCTTGCACAGACCTACGGAACGCCGGTCTGGGTCTATGACGCAGACACGATCCGCGCCCGTATCGCGCAATTGTCGTCCTTCGACGTCATTCGCTTTGCCCAAAAGGCTTGCTCCAACACCCATATCCTGCGGCAGATGCGCGAGGCTGGGGTGGTCGTCGATGCCGTGACGCTGGGTGAAATCGAGCGGGCCAGACGGGCGGGCTATGGCACCACTCAAGCCTCCGGTGTTGCCGAGATCGTCTTTACCGCCGATGTGTTTGACCGCAGCACACTGGACCGGGTGGTCGCTGACAAAATCGAAGTCAATGCCGGCTCTATCGATATGCTGCACCAACTTGGCGCACGCTCTCCGGGGCATCGCGTCTGGCTGCGCATTAATCCCGGCTTCGGCCACGGGCATAGCAACAAGACCAATACCGGCGGCGAAAACAGCAAGCATGGCATCTGGTTTGAGCAATTGCGCGACGCTCTGGCCGCCGTGCGGAACTATTCGCTGACGCTGGTCGGCCTGCACATGCATATCGGCTCCGGCGTCGATTACCGGCATCTGCAACGGGTTTGCGGGGCGATGGTGACATTCTGCTGCGAGCTTGGTGCCGATATCGAGGCAATTTCGGCGGGTGGCGGACTTTCTATCCCCTATAAGGATGGCGAGGAAGAAATCGATACCGTCCATTATTTCGCGCTTTGGGATAGCGCCCGCAAGCAGATCGAGGAATATCTGCGCCACAAGATCCGGCTCGAAATCGAGCCGGGCCGGTTCCTGACGGCGGATTCGGGCGTGCTGCTGGCCGAGGTCCGGGCGACCAAAACCATGGGCAGCAATCATTTCGTCCTTGTCGATGCCGGGTTCAGCGATCTGGCCCGCCCGGCGATGTATGGCAGCTATCACGGCATCTCCGTCGTGCCCGCCACGAATAATAATAGCGCGCCGCGCAGCGACGTGCCGGTGCCGACAGTGGTGGCAGGACCGCTTTGCGAATCCGGCGATGTCTTCACCCAGGGCGAATTCGGTACGATTGAAAAGCGCGACCTGCCGCAAGCGCAACCGGGCGACTACATGGTATTTCACGACACTGGTGCCTATGGCGCCTCCATGTCGTCAAACTATAATAGTAGACTGTACGCACCGGAAGTGCTGATGGACGGGAGCAACCACCGGCTGATTCGCAGGCGCCAGACGCTGGACGACCTGCTGGCGCTTGAAACAACGGCATAA
- a CDS encoding helix-turn-helix transcriptional regulator — MHDIKHKSVDPLDRFIMRLNAAASAAEMKAVMESSIKSLGYKYFSYHILQTPVLNATNETRHTFGINNYPEEWVERYASERYVYCDPIVGISLSRKTPFRWNDAIDSDKLTEEERCVIEDAAKRGIVNGLTVPLMSRHGELAIMTVIPDEKFQDSLPEAHLIHIISQFFHSCAMPVVMEEHLIGSYRRRRSFLSAREKETVIWVSKGKSSWEIAKILGISEKSVEFYMESVKRKLEAVNRTQAVVKAIMLGLIQTDRFHSGDGRKATMAMPSRA, encoded by the coding sequence ATGCATGACATCAAACATAAATCCGTAGACCCTCTCGATCGCTTTATTATGCGCCTCAATGCCGCCGCCTCCGCTGCTGAGATGAAAGCCGTCATGGAATCCAGTATAAAATCACTGGGCTACAAGTATTTTTCCTATCACATCCTTCAAACCCCTGTGCTGAATGCTACGAATGAGACCCGCCATACATTCGGCATCAACAACTATCCAGAGGAATGGGTGGAGCGATACGCATCGGAGCGGTATGTCTATTGCGATCCCATCGTCGGGATTTCTCTGTCTCGCAAGACACCGTTTCGTTGGAACGACGCCATCGATAGCGACAAGCTGACGGAAGAAGAGCGTTGCGTTATCGAAGATGCTGCAAAACGTGGCATTGTCAACGGGCTGACCGTGCCTCTCATGTCCCGCCATGGCGAACTGGCAATCATGACTGTAATCCCCGACGAAAAATTCCAGGACAGCCTGCCGGAAGCTCATCTTATTCATATTATCTCGCAATTCTTTCATTCCTGTGCGATGCCAGTTGTCATGGAAGAGCACCTGATCGGCAGCTATCGCCGCCGCCGGTCATTCCTGTCGGCACGGGAAAAGGAAACCGTGATCTGGGTGTCCAAGGGCAAGTCGTCATGGGAAATTGCCAAAATCCTCGGCATTTCCGAAAAATCGGTCGAATTTTACATGGAGTCGGTCAAGCGCAAGCTGGAAGCCGTCAACCGTACCCAGGCCGTTGTCAAAGCAATCATGCTTGGATTGATCCAGACCGACCGTTTTCATTCGGGCGACGGACGCAAAGCCACAATGGCCATGCCCAGCCGAGCCTGA
- a CDS encoding glycosyltransferase codes for MQIVIFTIGTEGDVRPLVALGVGLKQAGHKVRIATDPQCADLVTHHGLEFAPLRGDFLDWMRNDRTTLSNGLSPLAIAKAARRRLKTMAASWPAQGLRATEGADLLIGNGMVFHLAAALGEYLGLPVAETQLVPTLPSRQPPLLPLPGWARSLPGPINVALGHATQMLIWHILRPAYNEVVRPALRLAPYPWRGPYTYKPRSHLRLFAYSPTLVEPPASLPSNVRVTGPWQLQESSTWAAPDDLTRFLKGGPPPVYVGFGSMVGPDGGRFTDIVLQAVRKTGKRIVLASGWGGLNGADSEAGGNIFRIDRAPHDWLFPKMALAVHHGGAGTTTAAARAGIASVVVPFFGDQPFWGSRLEKLGVAPPALDRAALTADALASAIISADCDDMRRHATVLGQRMRAEDGISVAIAAIESLGVKSKWSV; via the coding sequence ATGCAGATCGTCATATTCACGATTGGCACCGAAGGCGATGTGCGGCCGCTGGTTGCTCTTGGCGTTGGGTTGAAGCAGGCCGGTCACAAGGTCAGAATTGCCACCGATCCGCAATGTGCCGATCTCGTCACCCATCACGGCTTGGAATTCGCCCCCTTGCGTGGCGATTTCCTTGACTGGATGCGCAATGATCGGACGACGCTGTCCAACGGTCTTTCACCGCTTGCTATTGCCAAGGCGGCGCGGCGAAGGTTGAAAACCATGGCCGCCAGTTGGCCTGCCCAAGGCCTTAGAGCAACAGAGGGTGCCGATCTGCTGATTGGCAACGGTATGGTCTTTCATCTTGCCGCAGCGCTCGGCGAATATCTGGGCCTTCCTGTCGCGGAAACGCAATTGGTCCCCACCCTGCCCTCGCGGCAACCGCCGCTTCTGCCGCTGCCGGGTTGGGCGAGGAGCTTGCCGGGACCAATCAATGTGGCACTTGGCCATGCCACGCAAATGCTGATTTGGCATATTTTGCGCCCCGCTTATAATGAGGTCGTGCGTCCGGCCCTGCGGTTGGCGCCTTATCCCTGGCGTGGTCCCTATACCTATAAGCCTCGTTCGCATCTGCGCCTGTTTGCCTATAGCCCGACGCTGGTCGAGCCGCCTGCCTCGCTCCCCTCCAATGTTCGGGTTACCGGCCCCTGGCAGTTGCAGGAAAGTTCGACATGGGCCGCACCGGATGATCTGACGCGCTTTCTAAAAGGTGGGCCTCCGCCCGTCTATGTCGGCTTCGGCAGCATGGTTGGGCCGGATGGAGGCCGCTTCACCGATATCGTGTTGCAAGCGGTGCGCAAGACTGGCAAACGCATCGTGCTTGCCAGTGGCTGGGGCGGTCTGAATGGTGCTGATAGCGAGGCTGGCGGAAATATCTTCCGGATAGACCGGGCGCCGCATGATTGGCTGTTTCCCAAAATGGCGCTGGCGGTTCACCACGGAGGCGCTGGCACCACCACTGCTGCGGCACGTGCTGGCATTGCCTCAGTGGTTGTACCATTCTTTGGCGATCAACCATTTTGGGGCAGCCGCCTTGAAAAACTCGGCGTTGCGCCGCCTGCGCTGGACCGCGCTGCCTTGACCGCAGATGCCCTAGCCTCGGCAATAATCTCTGCCGACTGCGACGACATGCGCCGTCATGCGACAGTGCTTGGCCAGCGTATGCGGGCAGAAGACGGGATCTCTGTGGCCATTGCTGCAATCGAAAGCCTTGGCGTAAAAAGCAAATGGTCGGTTTGA
- a CDS encoding SMP-30/gluconolactonase/LRE family protein has translation MSFFEISDPVFGRFVMGNAPIKQLATGFDWVEGPVWFGDLDCLLFSDIPNNRILRWTPDGSLTTFRAPSNFANGHTRDRQGRLVSCEHGTRRVTRTEYDGTITVIADSFEGRRLNSPNDVVVASDGAIWFSDPHYGIASDYEGTKSEQELPCNIYRVDPSGAISAVLTDFNGPNGLAFSPDEKRLYVADTGRMHSSDPQHIRVFDVGDGWKLTGGDVFHVIDKGCADGMRLDSDGNLWSSAADGVHCIAPDGHLMGKILVPETVSNLCFGGRGKHRLFITATTSLYAISLNRKGAA, from the coding sequence ATGTCGTTCTTTGAGATCTCTGATCCCGTCTTTGGCCGGTTCGTGATGGGTAATGCCCCGATCAAGCAATTGGCGACCGGTTTCGATTGGGTGGAAGGACCGGTTTGGTTTGGCGATCTGGATTGCCTGCTGTTTTCCGACATCCCCAACAATCGTATTCTGCGCTGGACGCCAGATGGCAGTCTTACCACGTTTCGTGCACCCTCCAATTTTGCCAATGGTCATACCCGTGACAGGCAAGGGCGCTTGGTGAGTTGTGAGCACGGTACACGGCGTGTGACCCGCACTGAGTATGACGGCACGATCACGGTGATTGCTGACAGCTTTGAGGGTCGGCGTCTCAACTCGCCCAATGATGTGGTGGTTGCCTCCGATGGGGCGATCTGGTTCAGTGACCCACATTACGGCATCGCCAGTGATTACGAAGGCACGAAAAGCGAGCAGGAATTGCCCTGCAATATCTACCGCGTCGATCCATCCGGGGCGATTTCTGCCGTGTTGACCGATTTCAACGGGCCGAACGGACTGGCCTTCAGCCCGGATGAAAAACGGCTTTACGTCGCCGATACCGGTCGTATGCATAGCAGCGATCCGCAACATATCCGCGTGTTCGATGTCGGTGACGGGTGGAAGCTAACCGGCGGCGACGTGTTTCATGTGATCGACAAGGGCTGTGCTGACGGCATGCGCCTCGATTCCGACGGTAATCTCTGGTCTTCGGCTGCGGATGGCGTCCACTGCATCGCCCCGGACGGTCATTTGATGGGCAAGATCCTGGTGCCGGAAACGGTCTCCAATCTCTGCTTCGGCGGGCGTGGCAAGCATCGATTGTTCATAACTGCAACAACCAGTCTCTATGCCATTTCCCTGAACCGGAAGGGCGCGGCCTGA
- a CDS encoding GlcG/HbpS family heme-binding protein gives MSFTIQSSALTDEGVAALLRAAIDAATAMGQPQCIIIVDHSGVELASFRMRGSRYLSLKSARAKARTAASLAAPSHSVPDHAKLLLAAATQGEATGLKGGLPIKVNGMLLGGIGVGSGSGEQDEDVARAALAAIGAELS, from the coding sequence ATGAGCTTTACGATACAATCCAGCGCCTTAACCGACGAAGGCGTCGCAGCACTTTTGCGCGCCGCAATCGATGCCGCGACGGCGATGGGCCAGCCGCAATGCATTATCATTGTCGATCACAGCGGCGTAGAACTGGCGTCGTTTCGGATGCGCGGTTCGCGTTATCTTTCCTTAAAAAGCGCGAGGGCAAAAGCACGGACCGCAGCCTCGCTTGCTGCTCCCAGCCACAGCGTTCCCGACCACGCCAAGCTGTTGCTGGCCGCAGCAACCCAAGGCGAAGCGACGGGGCTGAAGGGTGGCCTGCCCATTAAGGTCAACGGCATGCTGCTCGGCGGGATCGGCGTCGGTTCCGGCTCGGGTGAGCAGGACGAAGACGTGGCACGCGCAGCTCTTGCCGCCATTGGGGCGGAGCTGTCATGA
- a CDS encoding NAD(P)-dependent oxidoreductase, whose product MTRIAFLGTGLMGEPMARHLAADFEVLVWNRSPQKAQALSDVARVAASPAEAAKGADVVISMLLDGPATRATLEESGAMAAAGDSALIIDMGSVEPTCDRDLASLAKQMGKRFLDAPVSGGVAGAKARTLSIFVGGAPEDFAAAVPVFEKLGRPTLMGPVGTGQTAKLANQLIVAVTIGAVAEAFRLAQSAGCDPATLRGALRGGFADSRILDLHGERMVSGNFTPGGRSAAQLKDLNNALSVAAEHDLTLPLSETVRAGFTDLVQNKGGADLDHSAYYLWLQQIQSVQE is encoded by the coding sequence ATGACCCGGATCGCCTTTCTCGGCACCGGATTGATGGGCGAGCCGATGGCCCGTCATCTGGCTGCGGATTTCGAGGTCTTGGTCTGGAATCGCTCCCCACAAAAGGCGCAGGCTTTGTCCGACGTGGCCCGCGTTGCCGCCAGCCCGGCAGAGGCCGCCAAAGGTGCGGATGTGGTGATTTCCATGCTGCTCGATGGCCCGGCCACCCGCGCCACACTGGAGGAGAGCGGCGCAATGGCTGCGGCGGGCGATAGCGCACTGATTATCGACATGGGATCGGTAGAACCGACCTGCGACCGCGATCTCGCGTCTCTGGCTAAGCAAATGGGCAAGCGTTTCCTCGACGCCCCCGTCTCCGGTGGCGTGGCTGGGGCCAAGGCAAGAACGCTGTCGATTTTCGTCGGTGGCGCGCCGGAGGATTTCGCAGCCGCCGTGCCGGTTTTCGAAAAACTGGGCCGCCCGACACTGATGGGACCGGTCGGCACCGGCCAGACGGCGAAACTCGCCAATCAGTTGATCGTCGCCGTCACCATCGGCGCGGTCGCGGAAGCCTTTCGTCTGGCACAATCGGCGGGATGCGATCCGGCAACGCTGCGCGGCGCTTTACGGGGTGGCTTTGCCGATAGCCGGATTCTGGACCTGCATGGCGAGCGGATGGTGAGCGGCAATTTCACACCGGGCGGACGATCCGCCGCGCAGTTGAAAGACTTAAATAATGCGCTTTCGGTCGCTGCCGAACACGATCTGACGCTGCCACTCTCGGAAACGGTGCGGGCGGGCTTCACAGACCTGGTGCAGAACAAAGGCGGCGCCGATCTCGACCACTCGGCCTATTATCTCTGGCTGCAACAAATCCAATCCGTCCAGGAATGA
- the amaB gene encoding L-piperidine-6-carboxylate dehydrogenase has product MSKLNLPADVSRILANLGISAGTLSGGSLTVTSPVDGSTLATLATVSSDEASKAIDSAHAAFLAWRMVPAPKRGELVRLLGEELRAHKDDLGRLVSIEVGKVTSEGLGEVQEMIDICDFAVGLSRQLYGLTIATERGEHRMMETWHPLGVTGIISAFNFPVAVWCWNAALALVCGNSTVWKPSEKTPITALATQAIFEKAVRRYVAAGGSAPDGLSTVLIGERAIGEVLVDHPKVPLVSATGSTAMGRAVGPRLAARFARSILELGGNNAAIVGPTADLDLTLRGVAFAAMGTAGQRCTTLRRLFVHDSVYDTLVPRLIKAYGSVTIGNPLETGTLVGPLIDGRAYEAMQTALTAAKAAGGVVHGGMRVREEEAASAYYVRPALVEMPSQTGPVKDETFAPILYVIRYSDFDAALALNNDVPQGLSSSIFTNDLREAEAFLSDRGSDCGIANVNIGPSGAEIGGAFGGEKETGGGRESGSDAWKAYMRRATNTVNFGRSLPLAQGVKFDVE; this is encoded by the coding sequence ATGTCGAAACTCAACCTGCCTGCCGATGTATCGCGCATTCTTGCAAATCTCGGTATTTCCGCCGGGACTTTGTCGGGCGGTTCGCTGACGGTTACGTCACCTGTTGATGGCAGCACGCTTGCCACGCTTGCAACAGTGTCCAGCGATGAGGCAAGCAAGGCCATCGACAGTGCACATGCCGCTTTCTTAGCGTGGCGCATGGTGCCAGCCCCCAAGCGCGGCGAATTGGTGCGCTTGCTGGGCGAGGAACTGCGCGCCCATAAGGACGATCTTGGTCGTCTCGTGTCCATCGAGGTTGGTAAGGTCACCTCTGAGGGGCTCGGCGAAGTGCAGGAAATGATCGACATCTGCGATTTCGCGGTCGGCCTGTCGCGTCAGCTTTACGGCCTGACGATTGCTACTGAGCGCGGCGAGCACCGGATGATGGAAACCTGGCATCCCCTCGGCGTCACTGGCATTATCTCGGCCTTCAATTTTCCGGTTGCGGTCTGGTGCTGGAATGCAGCGCTGGCGCTGGTCTGCGGCAATTCAACCGTCTGGAAGCCCTCGGAAAAGACGCCGATTACCGCCCTTGCTACTCAGGCGATTTTTGAAAAAGCGGTTCGCCGTTATGTGGCCGCTGGCGGCAGCGCGCCGGACGGGCTTTCAACCGTGCTGATTGGTGAGCGCGCCATTGGCGAAGTGCTGGTGGATCATCCGAAAGTGCCACTGGTTTCGGCCACCGGTTCGACAGCCATGGGCCGGGCGGTCGGCCCGCGTCTGGCAGCTCGATTTGCCCGCTCTATCCTGGAATTGGGTGGCAATAACGCTGCCATCGTTGGCCCAACCGCCGACCTCGATCTGACCCTGCGCGGCGTCGCCTTTGCCGCCATGGGCACGGCTGGCCAGCGCTGCACAACGCTTCGTCGCCTGTTCGTGCATGACAGCGTTTACGACACGCTGGTTCCCCGGCTGATCAAGGCCTATGGCTCTGTCACCATTGGCAATCCGCTGGAGACCGGCACGCTGGTTGGACCGTTGATCGATGGCCGCGCTTATGAAGCGATGCAAACGGCGCTGACTGCGGCAAAGGCCGCTGGCGGCGTGGTGCATGGCGGCATGCGCGTGCGGGAAGAAGAGGCTGCCTCCGCCTATTATGTGCGCCCCGCCCTGGTGGAAATGCCCTCGCAGACCGGGCCGGTGAAGGATGAAACCTTTGCGCCGATCCTCTATGTGATCCGTTACAGCGATTTTGATGCCGCATTGGCGCTCAATAACGATGTGCCGCAGGGCCTGTCCTCGTCGATCTTCACCAACGACCTGCGCGAAGCTGAGGCGTTTCTATCGGATCGCGGCTCCGATTGCGGCATTGCCAATGTCAATATCGGCCCATCCGGTGCTGAAATCGGCGGCGCTTTCGGAGGTGAGAAGGAAACCGGTGGCGGGCGCGAATCCGGCTCGGATGCCTGGAAAGCCTATATGCGGCGCGCCACCAACACGGTGAATTTCGGACGCTCGCTGCCCTTGGCCCAGGGCGTGAAATTCGACGTCGAGTAA